GTCGCGTGGGCGCCCGTTGCGCCAGCGCTTGCCGCGTCAAGCAGTAATCTGTCGCATCGGCCGGCCTGCATATGGCATTAATGCAGGTCGGTTTTCTGCCTTCTTACCTTAATCATGTGAGCTACGCCTTATCATGCAGATCGGTTTTAACTTTACGCTGGGCGAAACCACCGCCATGGTGCAGCAATTGGTGCGGGAAGGGGCTATCGACTACGTCGAGCTACTGATCGACAACTTTTTGCATGTGCCACCAGAAGACATTGCCCGCGCGTTTGATGCACCTGTTGCATTCCACATCATGTTTTCGCGGTTTCTGGAGGCCGACGAGGCATTTCTGCATGATCTGGCCAGTCGTCTGCAGCCTTATATCCAAGTGCTCAGGCCTATGTATGTATCTGATCATATTGCATATTTCTCACATCAGGGCAGGGTGCTGTTTCACATCGGTGAAATTGAATATCTTACCG
The sequence above is drawn from the Chitinivorax sp. B genome and encodes:
- the mbnA gene encoding methanobactin, with translation MKIVIVRRQEITVQGRVGARCASACRVKQ